From Thiovulum sp. ES, one genomic window encodes:
- a CDS encoding ABC-type transport system involved in cytochrome c biogenesis, permease component (PFAM: ResB-like family; Cytochrome C assembly protein~TIGRFAM: cytochrome c-type biogenesis protein CcsB) has protein sequence MKKLSNFLSSMPFALFLLMIFATAIGVATFIENDFGTETTQVEVYRAKWFEFLLFLGTLNLILVAIRFKLYLFKKWYVSLFHFSIVIIMFGAFATRYFGFEGTMHIREGMSSNEILSEQNFIKIGIDGKTELFPKQFSNMSENEFSEKVGDFQITLKNYVPYVKTEKVESENGRGEISAVVSIDTELEPIQLELNEGELEDFGFTVLDFGTGYISETPHQQKIVKIEKRDDKLFLVFDGEIGTLSMDTNERKTFQSETEILSRHLYTIGETSIVFKELHFGIEKKLVSQIAQPTAQRESFPSLFEFEIKNGDEVGKLEVFGKAGSTGMQKSITLRGKNISISYGAEKIPLSFSILLRKFELERYAGSMSPSSYASEVTLQDGNFSEEYRIYMNHVLDYKGFRFFQSSYDPDEMGTVLSVNYDPIGTPITYFGYFLLFLGLTVALFGKKSRFRKLAKNVTPILILALPISGYSEKIEIEDLNTIFKFDREHSNNFGSLLVVDSSGRMKPLDSLNMEIVRKISRQTKIENLNHNQIVLGMIIKPNLWKQINMVYTKDPKINEIIGAEKEQKRVPFELFFEDPQTLGGYKLSKYVSEALQVPQKKRGLFEKNILKIDERVNIAYMVYSGQLLQIYPFPKSGEKWVSTVEALQTFPEEDAQIVRAMSILYFTALDNSLKSGNWTEADKNLDLIRQFQQGHGSSIYLERNRIEAEILYNKLEIFQKLIPYTLVLGFVTLVLAFWQLLSSRELKIPVMLSKSATYLIFIFFTVGLALRWYISGHAPWSDAYESLVYIGWATLLAGMIFSRNSLFTLSATLILSGIILFVANLSWLDPQITNLVPVLKSYWLTIHVSMITASYGFLGLGALLGFITLTLFVIPSENRKESFKNAILNLNRVNEMNLIVGLVLLTIGNFLGGVWANESWGRYWGWDPKETWALVTILVYTVVLHVRFIPKVNMNYFLPFLSTVAFSSVIMTYFGVNFYLSGLHSYAQGDPIPVPQFVYWTIGVVAIISILSWRKREIAN, from the coding sequence TTGAAAAAATTATCAAACTTTCTTTCAAGTATGCCTTTTGCACTTTTTTTATTGATGATTTTTGCAACTGCAATTGGAGTTGCGACATTTATAGAGAATGATTTTGGAACAGAGACGACACAAGTCGAAGTTTATCGAGCAAAATGGTTTGAGTTTCTACTATTTTTAGGAACTCTCAATTTAATTTTAGTGGCAATTCGGTTTAAATTGTATCTATTCAAAAAGTGGTATGTATCACTTTTTCACTTCTCAATTGTGATAATAATGTTTGGTGCATTTGCAACTAGATATTTTGGATTTGAGGGAACAATGCATATTCGAGAGGGAATGAGTTCAAACGAAATTCTTTCTGAACAGAATTTCATCAAAATTGGAATTGATGGAAAAACTGAACTATTTCCAAAACAGTTTTCAAATATGAGCGAAAATGAGTTTTCTGAAAAAGTTGGAGATTTCCAAATCACTCTCAAAAACTATGTGCCGTATGTCAAAACAGAAAAAGTAGAATCGGAAAATGGTCGAGGTGAGATTTCTGCGGTCGTTTCAATTGATACGGAACTTGAGCCAATTCAACTCGAATTAAATGAGGGTGAATTAGAAGATTTTGGATTTACAGTTCTTGATTTTGGAACGGGATATATTTCTGAAACACCTCATCAGCAAAAAATTGTAAAAATTGAGAAACGAGACGACAAACTATTTTTAGTTTTTGACGGAGAAATTGGAACTCTTTCAATGGATACTAATGAGAGAAAAACTTTCCAATCTGAAACTGAAATTCTCTCTCGACATCTCTACACAATTGGCGAAACTTCTATTGTTTTTAAAGAGCTCCATTTTGGAATTGAGAAAAAACTTGTATCACAAATTGCACAACCAACAGCCCAACGGGAAAGCTTTCCATCTCTTTTTGAATTTGAAATCAAAAATGGCGATGAGGTCGGCAAATTAGAAGTTTTTGGAAAAGCAGGTTCAACTGGTATGCAAAAATCAATTACACTCCGCGGAAAAAATATCTCAATCTCTTACGGTGCGGAAAAAATCCCTCTCTCTTTCTCTATTCTTTTGAGAAAATTTGAACTTGAAAGATATGCAGGTTCTATGAGTCCATCGTCTTATGCCAGTGAAGTTACTTTGCAAGACGGAAATTTTTCAGAGGAGTATCGAATTTATATGAATCATGTTTTAGATTATAAAGGTTTTCGCTTTTTCCAATCATCTTACGATCCTGACGAAATGGGAACTGTTCTCTCTGTAAATTATGATCCAATTGGAACTCCAATCACTTATTTTGGATATTTTTTACTTTTTCTAGGTTTGACTGTTGCACTTTTTGGTAAAAAAAGTCGTTTCCGAAAACTTGCCAAAAATGTAACTCCAATTCTGATTCTTGCTCTTCCAATTTCTGGATATTCTGAAAAAATTGAGATTGAAGACTTAAACACAATTTTTAAATTTGACCGAGAACACTCAAATAATTTTGGTTCGCTTCTTGTTGTTGATTCAAGTGGGCGAATGAAACCACTAGATTCTCTCAACATGGAAATTGTCCGAAAAATTTCGCGACAAACAAAAATTGAGAATTTAAATCACAATCAAATTGTTCTTGGAATGATTATCAAGCCAAATTTGTGGAAACAGATAAATATGGTTTATACAAAAGACCCGAAAATCAATGAAATTATTGGTGCGGAAAAAGAGCAAAAACGAGTTCCGTTTGAGCTGTTTTTTGAAGATCCACAAACTCTTGGCGGTTACAAATTATCAAAATATGTTTCAGAAGCTTTACAAGTTCCGCAAAAAAAACGGGGGCTTTTTGAAAAAAATATCCTGAAAATTGATGAACGAGTAAATATTGCTTACATGGTCTATTCTGGTCAGCTTTTACAAATTTATCCGTTTCCAAAAAGTGGAGAAAAGTGGGTTTCGACTGTTGAAGCTCTACAAACTTTTCCAGAAGAAGATGCACAAATTGTTCGTGCAATGTCAATTCTCTATTTCACAGCACTCGATAATTCTTTAAAAAGTGGAAATTGGACGGAAGCAGACAAAAATTTAGACCTCATCAGGCAATTTCAGCAAGGACATGGCTCAAGTATCTATTTGGAAAGAAACAGAATCGAAGCAGAAATACTTTATAACAAGTTGGAAATTTTTCAAAAACTGATTCCTTACACTCTCGTTTTAGGTTTTGTAACTCTTGTTTTGGCATTTTGGCAACTTCTTTCAAGTCGAGAATTGAAAATCCCAGTTATGCTTTCTAAAAGTGCGACTTATCTTATTTTCATATTTTTTACAGTCGGTTTAGCTCTCCGTTGGTATATTTCTGGACATGCTCCGTGGAGTGATGCTTACGAATCTCTTGTTTATATTGGCTGGGCGACTCTTCTTGCAGGTATGATTTTTTCACGAAATTCACTTTTCACTCTTTCTGCGACTCTGATTTTGAGTGGAATCATTCTTTTTGTAGCAAATCTTTCGTGGCTTGATCCTCAAATTACAAATCTTGTTCCTGTTCTAAAATCATATTGGCTAACAATTCATGTTTCGATGATCACGGCAAGTTACGGTTTCCTTGGACTTGGTGCTTTGCTCGGTTTTATCACTCTCACGCTTTTTGTAATTCCGTCAGAAAACAGAAAAGAATCTTTCAAAAATGCAATTCTAAATTTAAATCGTGTAAATGAGATGAACCTCATCGTTGGTTTAGTTCTTTTGACAATTGGAAATTTTCTCGGTGGAGTTTGGGCGAATGAGAGTTGGGGACGATATTGGGGTTGGGACCCTAAAGAGACTTGGGCTTTAGTTACAATTCTCGTTTATACTGTTGTTCTTCATGTTCGTTTCATTCCAAAAGTAAATATGAACTATTTCTTGCCTTTCCTTTCAACTGTTGCTTTTTCTTCAGTAATCATGACTTATTTCGGTGTCAATTTCTATTTAAGCGGACTTCACTCTTATGCACAAGGTGATCCTATTCCAGTTCCTCAATTTGTATATTGGACAATTGGAGTTGTTGCAATTATCTCAATTCTCTCTTGGCGGAAAAGAGAGATCGCAAACTAA